A genomic stretch from Saccharomyces paradoxus chromosome XVI, complete sequence includes:
- the RTC6 gene encoding mitochondrial 54S ribosomal protein bL36m (similar to YPL183W) codes for MLLQTLRLTMPRVLSHIKSSPATITRAYTVPSLLAAAVPQPALVAVNRSLVFSRGFKVRTSVKKFCSDCYLVRRKGRVYIYCKSNKKHKQRQG; via the coding sequence ATGCTTTTACAAACTCTCCGCCTAACTATGCCAAGGGTGCTTTCGCACATAAAATCATCCCCAGCAACAATAACGAGAGCCTACACAGTTCCCAGCCTCTTAGCGGCTGCTGTTCCACAACCAGCTCTTGTCGCAGTTAACAGATCTTTGGTTTTTAGCAGAGGTTTCAAAGTCAGAACATCCGTGAAAAAGTTCTGCAGTGATTGTTACTTGGTGAGAAGAAAGGGAAGAGTATACATTTATTGCAAGTCAAATAAGAAACATAAACAGCGTCAAGGTTGA
- the RTT10 gene encoding tRNA (34-2'-O)-methyltransferase regulator RTT10 (WD40 domain-containing protein involved in endosomal recycling~similar to YPL183C), with protein MKDVSHYGPALCTKFYNNYVLAGYGPFIHVYDYHSDTLVNKCRLFHYNKVHGINVSSEGKILAYGARSVTIVKLEDILKKESLVDFERINSDWVTGATFSFDNSQIYLLTCYNKVLICDLNCEVLLRKSLGGERSILYSGIIKVFGPHKVYVNAGTVMGGVIIWDLFSETKIHNLLGHEGSIFYVNLSNNGKYVASCSDDRSIRLWDLQTGKQLSIGWSHTARIWNLMFFDNDSKLISVSEDCTCRIWNISELGENITELSISSVYEVHLIKSIWGVDVKEDEMIAVTSGNDGRLKLIDLHQLKRHGDEEVSFSLEDIAEQCGVVFEKNESIKGFQWFSFGLVAITSLGKILQFSDVTKQWKVLLTDEKFISYPITNGIQTQNIAVFSNNKSDILLIKFSKDGADILQTEEFHLDELSKTNNCLVTEYNDDLFLLTLQSPNPHEKFLCLEISFQNLKIKTKHCFNKPDNFSSSCLTFFQNHILVGSRFSTIVIYNLLDDNEEPLIIRRLSPGDTTTSIEFVESKGNSAVFSVTNRDGYYVFIELTKYNLKESPCQISYKVLHSNKMMKGFLEGAFFNSKGEYITYGFKSSLFYVYNETNCYELASEVCGGSHRLWNFGKITDGHILMYIKASRFHLRKIYNSIVPETLENGIHGREIRDISICPTSSTKMNDNFKNGHIFCTASEDTTIKLGYFNSRTGKVQNFWTQRKHVSGLQRCLFINHKLMISSSAREELFLWELNDKYNKRPYLTIRQTLPVSTNNPDLRIMDFDVKFVSQSGDFLLVTVYSDSTIKVWYYKENQNKFELIMQGRYKTCCLFNVVFIALKEQLLVVVSPTDGYLVVYNITEYVPFSVDPASGDLVDNGLNATISNLPAPVSLLQVHQSGIKSLDYVVDATKTSATILTGGDDNGLALSNLKLDDANTAMLKTSDFVAAAASSTITSGMLVNGGKEAITTSVDQVIRAWKITAGKLSLADKKRTTVADTGSLDIISNDEDADSEKTLLIGGVGLSIWRK; from the coding sequence ATGAAGGACGTGTCTCATTATGGCCCTGCACTATGTACTAAATTTTACAATAATTATGTTCTAGCTGGTTATGGGCCTTTCATCCATGTCTATGACTATCATTCAGATACATTGGTTAATAAATGTAGGCTATTTCACTACAATAAAGTCCATGGAATAAACGTTTCTAGTGAAGGGAAAATTCTGGCCTATGGTGCAAGATCAGTAACAATAGTGAAACTTGAAGACattttaaagaaagaatcTTTAGTGGATTTCGAAAGAATTAACTCAGATTGGGTTACCGGCGCTACATTCAGCTTTGACAATTCACAAATATATTTGTTAACATGCTACAACAAAGTACTGATTTGTGATTTAAATTGTGAAGTACTTTTGAGGAAATCACTTGGTGGAGAAAGATCTATTCTATATTCCGGTATAATTAAAGTTTTCGGCCCGCATAAGGTATATGTTAACGCTGGTACCGTAATGGGCGGCGTTATCATTTGGGACCTGTTTTCGGAGACAAAAATCCACAACTTATTGGGTCATGAAGGTTCTATCTTTTATGTTAATTTAAGCAATAACGGAAAGTATGTGGCCAGTTGTTCTGACGATAGATCAATTAGGTTATGGGATCTACAAACCGGCAAACAATTGTCTATCGGGTGGAGCCATACGGCAAGAATTTGGAATTTAATgttttttgataatgattCTAAATTAATAAGTGTTTCTGAAGACTGTACGTGCCGTATATGGAACATTTCCGAGTTAGGGGAAAATATTACCGAATTATCCATATCTAGTGTTTATGAAGTACATTTGATCAAGAGTATATGGGGCGTTGATGTGAAAGAGGACGAAATGATTGCCGTGACCTCCGGGAATGATGGTAGATTGAAGCTGATTGATCTTCATCAACTGAAAAGACATGGTGACGAAGAAGTATCTTTCAGCCTAGAAGATATCGCTGAACAATGTGGCGTCGTTTTcgagaaaaatgaaagtaTTAAGGGGTTTCAATGGTTTTCATTTGGTTTAGTGGCTATCACTTCACTTGGTAAAATTCTGCAATTCAGTGACGTTACGAAACAATGGAAAGTATTGCTAACcgatgaaaaattcatctcGTATCCAATTACAAATGGGATCCAAACCCAAAATATCGCTGtcttttccaataataAGAGCGATATTCTCCTGATCAAATTTAGTAAAGATGGGGCTGACATACTTCAGACCGAAGAATTCCATTTAGATGAACTTTCCAAGACGAATAACTGCCTCGTGACCGAATACAATGATGATTTGTTCTTGCTGACTTTACAATCTCCAAACCCCCACGAAAAGTTTTTATGTCTAGAAATaagttttcaaaacctaaaaatcaaaaccaAACACTGCTTCAATAAACctgataatttttcttcctcatgTTTGaccttctttcaaaatcatattTTGGTCGGCTCACGTTTTAGTACGATAGTAATCTACAACTTACTTGATGATAACGAAGAGCCTTTAATAATTAGAAGATTAAGTCCCGGAGACACTACCACCTCGATTGAATTCGTGGAAAGTAAAGGCAATTCTGCTGTCTTCTCCGTAACGAATAGAGATGGCTATTATGTCTTTATTGAATTGACGAAATACAATCTAAAAGAGAGCCCCTGCCAAATTTCTTACAAGGTCTTGCATTCTAATAAGATGATGAAAGGTTTTTTGGAGGGcgccttcttcaattcaaaGGGTGAATATATTACTTATGGGTTCAAGTCTAGCTTATTTTACGTTTACAATGAAACCAACTGTTATGAATTAGCTAGTGAAGTATGTGGCGGTTCTCATCGTCTGTGGAATTTCGGTAAAATTACCGACGGCCACATATTAATGTATATCAAGGCATCCCGGTTCCATCTTAGGAAAATTTACAACTCGATTGTCCCTGAAACTTTAGAAAACGGTATCCATGGAAGAGAAATTAGAGACATTTCGATTTGTCCGACTTCTAGCACcaaaatgaatgacaatttcaagaatggtcatattttttgtacCGCATCTGAAGATACTACAATCAAGCTGGGATATTTCAATAGTAGGACAGGGAAAGTGCAGAATTTCTGGACCCAGAGAAAACATGTGTCTGGGTTACAACGTTGCCTATTTATCAATCACAAACTAATgatatcttcttcagctAGAGAGGAGTTATTCTTGTGGGAATTGAACGATAAGTACAATAAGCGACCATATCTGACTATACGACAAACTTTGCCTGTATCCACAAATAACCCCGATCTAAGAATTATGGATTTTGATGTCAAATTTGTATCACAGTCTGGTGACTTCCTATTGGTTACTGTTTATTCAGATTCAACAATAAAGGTTTGGTATTATaaggaaaatcaaaataagTTTGAACTGATTATGCAAGGTCGTTATAAGACGTGCTGCTTGTTCAACGTCGTATTTATTGCATTGAAAGAACAACTTCTTGTTGTCGTTTCACCAACTGATGGGTATTTAGTGGTTTATAACATAACGGAGTACGTACCATTTTCCGTTGATCCGGCTTCTGGCGATTTGGTAGACAACGGATTAAACGCTACTATTTCAAATCTTCCCGCACCTGTATCACTGTTACAAGTTCATCAGTCTGGTATCAAATCCTTAGACTATGTTGTAGATGCAACAAAAACTTCAGCAACAATTTTGACTGGTGGTGATGATAATGGCTTAGCGTTGAGTAACCTGAAATTAGATGACGCAAATACAGCAATGTTAAAGACAAGTGATTTTGTCGCTGCAGCTGCTTCTTCGACAATAACATCCGGTATGTTGGTTAATGGTGGTAAAGAAGCCATTACCACATCGGTTGATCAAGTAATACGCGCTTGGAAAATTACCGCAGGCAAGCTTTCATTGGCGGATAAGAAGCGTACCACTGTGGCTGACACAGGGTCATTGGATATCATATctaatgatgaagatgctGATTCTGAGAAAACGCTACTGATTGGAGGTGTCGGTTTATCAATTTGGAGAAAATGa
- the CTI6 gene encoding Cti6p (Component of the Rpd3L histone deacetylase complex~similar to YPL181W), which yields MDSTTMVPKHSVIGNEDTEKADAIATSQPIDITSTSASSSTTTTAVLGDGVQEGSVKHEDVPTEDGEAEGEEEEGETRCICGELDTPDDSGFFIQCEQCSSWQHGYCVSITQDNAPDKYWCEQCRPELHQLFTTDTGEARSIYKPVQEKRRQSRRRARNAAASKPLSANEVEKSPKNTSNTDDNIDDIGDEEDEVEDEASGLGLAKDGNTRSSRRRRRNSVDDASTDQYSLDAGDSDKKLLDRKRATFMAREEKQYQRMLEKALKESRRTSHQEDPESYENNGNIFEGDTDDHNGTTRLQTDVMLTEGKPDSITNIDLKDSLRPSKEQPMEKTKDVEKEASQEKESSMSSVQDTEKTDEPIPPLTSISSSEDDSRKASSRGSKRVSKPARKSNRTRRSNTSSDTNQGRRTADIGADKPVKPRLPPQRTSLNEMRRRVSAILEFISRTQWELSEDQSDREEFVRFVENQHFVEKVDTIYNGYKESLSMMDDLTRELLLWEKKYSNNPSAI from the coding sequence ATGGATTCGACAACAATGGTGCCTAAGCACTCTGTAATAGGCAATGAAGACACGGAGAAAGCAGATGCCATTGCCACTAGTCAACCGATAGATATTACATCAACATCAgcatcatcatcaacaacaacaacagcgGTACTTGGAGATGGTGTACAGGAGGGGAGCGTAAAACATGAAGATGTTCCCACAGAAGATGGAGAAGCGGAGGgggaagaagaggaaggtGAAACTCGCTGTATCTGTGGAGAGCTCGATACTCCGGATGACTCtggatttttcattcagtGTGAGCAATGTAGTTCTTGGCAGCACGGCTATTGTGTAAGCATTACTCAAGACAACGCCCCTGATAAATATTGGTGTGAACAATGCAGACCAGAGCTCCACCAACTCTTCACCACAGACACTGGTGAAGCAAGGTCAATATATAAGCCTGTTCAAGAGAAAAGGAGACAATCAAGAAGGAGGGCACGAAATGCCGCTGCAAGTAAACCTCTTTCCGCCAATGAAGTGGAGAAAAGTCCCAAGAATACTAGCAATACCGATGATAATATCGACGATATCGgtgacgaagaagatgaggTAGAAGATGAAGCTTCAGGTTTAGGCTTAGCGAAAGACGGTAATACAAGGTCAAGTAGAAGAAGGAGGAGGAATTCAGTGGACGATGCCTCTACCGATCAATACTCACTGGATGCTGGAGACAGCGATAAAAAGCTACTGGATAGAAAAAGGGCAACTTTCATGgcaagagaagaaaaacaatatcaaagaatGCTCGAAAAAGCTCTGAAAGAAAGCAGGAGAACATCGCATCAAGAAGACCCGGAAAGTTACGAAAACAATGGTAATATATTCGAAGGCGATACCGACGACCACAATGGCACAACTAGATTACAGACAGACGTTATGCTAACGGAAGGTAAACCGGACTCGATAACAAATATTGATTTGAAAGATAGCCTACGGCCATCTAAAGAGCAACCAAtggaaaaaacaaaagatgtagaaaaagaagctaGCCAAGAAAAGGAATCTTCCATGAGTTCAGTGCAGGATACTGAGAAAACAGATGAACCTATCCCACCCCTAACCTCCATATCTTCTTCCGAAGATGACTCCAGGAAAGCTAGTTCAAGGGGTTCTAAGAGGGTTTCAAAACCAGCAAGAAAGAGCAATAGAACTCGTCGAAGTAATACAAGTTCAGATACCAACCAAGGTAGAAGAACCGCTGATATAGGCGCCGACAAACCAGTAAAGCCTAGATTACCTCCACAGAGGACCTCATTGAACGAAATGAGAAGAAGGGTGTCTGCTATTTTGGAATTCATCTCCAGGACTCAATGGGAATTGAGTGAAGACCAGTCTGATCGAGAAGAATTTGTACGATTCGTTGAAAACCAACACTTCGTAGAAAAAGTCGATACGATTTACAACGGTTATAAGGAAAGTTTATCAATGATGGACGATCTGACTAGAGAATTACTACTATGGGAGAAAAAATACTCAAATAATCCCAGTGCCATTTAA
- the TCO89 gene encoding Tco89p (Subunit of TORC1 (Tor1p or Tor2p-Kog1p-Lst8p-Tco89p)~similar to YPL180W): protein MVHRGRTLKSDTDITSLNAPTVSHQSKPFRQFSTRSRAKSNASFKGLRRVLTHDGTLDSDYFNKHSISQKCKSSDALFRKRTISGLNMTALTRVRSNQGKRSASFHSPVHNTLLSPKNSSHSNSGSAGFGLKPRRSKSTQSVLSLRDAQESNKSESTTDEEVECFSEDNNENGKVNNDKITAEHIVPVEKKIVEHVIQNKLQSPDPINEQEEDKSFNGEKENHRAVSLPLPHLSSDIYFGGSARSMECQNNGEASSSSTETKLNEKSIINEEEQSNSTKEAHIDAISNNSKNLKASSMKAGDHTSQVPYNKEKKILDIGNTLSAHKSNRKPSNSNEQFDQEDHIDAPRSNSSRKSDSSFMSLRRQSSKQRKLLNEEEDFIKPGNISSGDAKDIEGHSLLENYAPDMILSQSTGVERRFENSSSIQNSLRNDIRESGEHINSGDTFDEVDDGKLRKSTKNVRRSQLGQNIPNSQSSFPAATNVSSKDNTVPQHNFSTSISSLTNNLRRAAPESFHGSSRMNSIFHKKGNQNLLLRSNDASKNSAVATSPLSNEYSTSGTNVSGDTNRRSNGGAKFNSFAQFLKSDGIDAESRTQRKLWLQRENSIMDLSSQNDGSDSIFMAGNIDAKREFERISHEYSNVKRFYNPLDEALLRVEPTITGNANNIRKKSHNDGQSIAHSNDTTDHKDEEDLLFNNYDKKFDDLYPHLASAKIQAVLSGIWKNESYLFNKDVNPINKNRTSSTSHSISHTASQNTRNLLRGPMGSSTTLHHQRVINSLQPTTRAVNRRMENVGYMHTQPQQR from the coding sequence ATGGTTCATCGAGGAAGGACTTTGAAATCAGACACTGATATAACGTCTCTTAATGCACCAACAGTATCACACCAGTCAAAGCCTTTTAGGCAGTTTTCGACTAGGTCAAGAGCAAAGAGTAATGCAAGCTTCAAAGGTTTACGCAGAGTTTTAACACATGACGGCACGCTGGATAGTGATTATTTCAATAAACATAGCATTTCTCAGAAATGCAAGAGTTCTGATGCACTTTTCAGAAAGCGGACGATTAGTGGGTTGAATATGACGGCTTTAACAAGAGTGCGGTCCAATCAAGGAAAAAGATCAGCATCTTTTCATAGTCCGGTGCATAATACACTACTCAGTCCAAAGAACAGCAGTCACTCTAATTCCGGAAGCGCTGGTTTCGGCTTAAAACCACGAAGAAGTAAAAGCACACAGTCTGTTCTGAGTCTTCGAGATGCGCAGGAATCTAACAAGAGCGAATCTACTACTGATGAAGAGGTGGAATGTTTTTCAGAAgacaataatgaaaatggaaaggtgaataatgataaaatcACAGCCGAGCATATTGTGCctgtagaaaaaaaaattgtggAGCATgtaattcaaaataaactACAATCCCCAGATCCGATaaatgaacaagaagaagataaatcTTTTAATggtgaaaaggaaaaccaTAGAGCTGTATCTCTACCATTACCTCATTTATCCTCCGATATCTATTTTGGAGGATCAGCCCGGTCTATGGAATGTCAGAATAATGGAGAAGCATCGTCAAGCTCAACTGAGACAAAactgaatgaaaaaagtattaTCAATGAAGAGGAACAATCAAACTCGACGAAGGAAGCTCACATTGATGCCATATCCAACAATTCTAAAAATCTGAAGGCCTCTTCTATGAAAGCAGGTGATCATACCTCACAAGTGccatataataaagaaaaaaaaattcttgacATTGGTAACACTTTATCTGCACATAAGAGTAATCGAAAACCAAGCAATTCAAATGAACAATTTGATCAGGAAGATCACATTGATGCCCCTAGGAGTAattcatcaagaaaaagcGATTCAAGCTTTATGTCCCTTAGAAGGCAAAGTTCCAAACAACGCAAATTATTAAACgaggaagaagatttcATTAAGCCTGGCAATATATCTTCCGGTGATGCTAAAGATATTGAAGGACATAGTTTGCTCGAAAATTATGCACCTGATATGATTCTTTCCCAGTCAACTGGAGTTGAACgtagatttgaaaattcatcatccATTCAAAATTCACTTAGGAATGACATTCGTGAGTCAGGTGAGCATATAAATTCAGGTGATACTTTCGATGAAGTGGATGATGGCAAATTACGTAAGAGCACGAAAAATGTCAGGCGATCTCAACTTGGTCAAAATATACCGAACTCTCAGTCTAGCTTCCCCGCTGCTACTAATGTCAGTAGCAAAGATAATACTGTACCTCAGCATAACTTTTCCACCTCCATATCGAGCTTAACAAATAATCTGAGGAGGGCAGCCCCTGAAAGCTTCCATGGTTCATCAAGAATGAATAGTATCTTTCATAAGAAAGGTAACCAGAATTTACTCCTAAGATCTAACGATGCTAGCAAAAATTCAGCAGTCGCGACGTCGCCATTGTCCAACGAATATTCCACATCCGGTACGAACGTCAGTGGTGATACTAACAGACGATCCAATGGAGGTGCCAAATTTAATAGTTTCGCACAGTTCCTTAAATCAGATGGGATTGATGCAGAATCAAGAAcacaaagaaaattatggCTGCAGAGAGAAAATTCTATTATGGATTTAAGTTCACAGAACGACGGCAGTGACTCTATCTTTATGGCAGGAAATATTGATGCGAAAAGggaatttgaaagaatttcCCATGAATACTCTAATGtgaaaagattttacaACCCATTGGATGAAGCATTGTTGAGGGTAGAGCCTACAATAACGGGGAACGCAAATAACATcaggaaaaaaagccaTAACGATGGTCAGTCAATCGCACATTCCAATGATACAACAGATCACAAGGATGAGGAGGATTTGCTCTTTAATAATTACgacaaaaaatttgatgatcTTTATCCACATCTTGCAAGTGCGAAAATTCAAGCAGTGTTGTCCGGTATATGGAAAAACGAAAGTTACTTATTCAATAAGGATGTTAATCCAATTAACAAGAATAGGACGTCGAGTACAAGCCACAGCATAAGCCACACTGCTTCGCAGAATACACGTAACTTGTTAAGGGGGCCTATGGGTTCCAGCACCACTTTGCATCACCAACGCGTCATCAACTCTCTGCAGCCGACCACGAGGGCAGTGAATCGCAGGATGGAAAATGTGGGCTACATGCATACACAGCCACAACAAAGGTAA
- the PPQ1 gene encoding protein-serine/threonine phosphatase (Protein phosphatase that regulates the mating response~similar to YPL179W) codes for MRRSPSRSNNNFAVPNCSTNSNSSQQQLTTPSDDLNSNEPNDPDDSRSLPTIKKFNNKHSINNYNNNLASAAKNNNNKRTSNDNLLIPGENAHKQKIYTKDENLKSLYLDIDVSVAKALTSSTTAPKLINTARTSSTTTATTSNNILTSPSYRESNYSSPSSYSFSSYYSSATSASSSTSSFLKSAGLSSRVKSPSSSVKVGSFGVPSSPTSGLPNPKSSEKPIFLRRYSHDTSSNEGLDIDVAIEKLLQVGESREITKTSKKKSFPFHSWEIQLICYHAREIFLNQPTLLRLQAPIKIVGDVHGQFNDLLRILKLSGVPSDTNYLFLGDYVDRGKNSLETILLLLCYKIKYRDNFFMLRGNHESANVTKMYGFYDECKRRLSSKVWKMFVDVFNTLPLAAIIQDKIFCVHGGISPDLHDMKQIEKVARPTDIPESGLVTDLLWSDPDPQITDWSENDRGVSYTFSKRNVLDFCAKFKFDLILRGHMVVEDGYEFFARKKFVTIFSAPNYCGEFQNWGAVMSVTTGMMCSFELLKPRALKNKKKLSKTKA; via the coding sequence ATGAGAAGAAGCCCGTCCAgatcaaataataattttgcaGTACCGAATTGCTCAACTAATTCAAACTCTAGTCAGCAACAATTAACTACACCTTCAGATGATCTCAACAGTAACGAACCTAATGACCCAGATGATAGTAGGTCTCTACCTACtatcaagaaattcaataataaaCATTCTATAAACAATTACAATAACAATTTAGCATCAGCCGCgaagaacaacaacaataaacGAACTAGCAATGATAATTTGCTCATTCCCGGTGAGAATGCCCACAAACAGAAGATATACACTAAGGATGAAAACTTGAAGAGCTTGTACCTAGATATCGATGTTTCTGTCGCCAAAGCCCTAACTTCATCAACAACTGCACCGAAACTGATCAATACCGCAAGAACTTCATCCACCACCACTGCCACCACTTCAAATAATATCCTGACATCGCCCTCTTATCGTGAATCAAATTATTCTTCCCCATCctcatattctttttcctcgTACTACTCATCTGCTACATCTGCTTCTTCGTCAACGTCctcatttttgaaatcagCTGGGTTGTCATCTAGAGTTAAGTCTCCTTCATCTTCTGTTAAAGTAGGTTCTTTTGGTGTGCCTTCGTCCCCAACATCTGGGTTACCAAATCCCAAAAGTAGCGAGAAGCCTATATTTTTGAGACGGTATTCCCATGATACCTCTTCAAATGAAGGACTTGATATCGACGTtgccattgaaaaactaCTACAAGTTGGTGAATCGAGAGAAATTACAAAGActtccaagaaaaagagcTTTCCATTCCATTCTTGGGAAATACAACTCATTTGTTACCATGcaagagaaatttttttgaatcagCCTACTCTATTAAGGTTACAAGCGCCTATCAAAATTGTTGGTGATGTTCATGGGCAATTTAATGACCTATTGAGAATTTTGAAGTTATCTGGCGTTCCATCTGATACTAATTATTTGTTCTTGGGTGATTATGTGGACCGTGGCAAGAACTCATTGGAAACGATACTACTGTTATTATGCTACAAGATAAAGTACAGAGATAACTTCTTTATGTTGAGGGGCAACCACGAATCTGCCAACGTCACCAAGATGTACGGGTTCTACGATGAATGCAAAAGGCGATTGAGTTCAAAAGTATGGAAAATGTTTGTTGACGTATTTAACACTCTGCCTTTAGCAGCAATTATTCAAGACAAGATCTTTTGCGTTCATGGAGGTATATCGCCTGATTTGCATGATATGAAACAGATCGAAAAAGTTGCAAGACCAACAGATATTCCTGAAAGCGGATTGGTTACCGATTTGCTGTGGAGTGATCCAGACCCTCAGATTACCGATTGGTCAGAAAATGACCGTGGTGTTTCATACACTTTTTCTAAAAGGAATGTCCTTGATTTTTGTGCTAAGTTTAAATTCGATTTAATACTTAGGGGTCATATGGTCGTGGAAGATGGTTATGAGTTTTTTGCCAGGAAAAAGTTCGtcacaattttttcagcgCCAAATTATTGTGGAGAATTTCAGAATTGGGGGGCAGTAATGAGTGTTACGACGGGTATGATGTGTAGCTTTGAACTGTTAAAGCCGCGTGCactgaaaaacaaaaaaaaattatccaAAACTAAAGCGTAG
- the CBC2 gene encoding nuclear cap-binding protein subunit CBC2 (Small subunit of the heterodimeric cap binding complex with Sto1p~similar to YPL178W) yields the protein MSLEEFDEVKYDHSTKRLDTPSRYLLRKARRNPNGLQELRESMKSSTIYVGNLSFYTSEEQIYELFSKCGTIKRIIMGLDRFKFTPCGFCFIIYSCPDEALNALKYLSDTKLDEKTITIDLDPGFEDGRQFGRGKSGGQVSDELRFDFDASRGGFAIPFAERVGVPHSRFDNTSSQSNTNNYIPPPDAMGTFRPGFDEEREDDNYIPQ from the coding sequence ATGTCCTTGGAGGAATTTGACGAAGTTAAATATGATCATTCAACTAAACGTCTAGATACACCATCAAGATACTTGCTGCGCAAGGCCAGAAGGAACCCTAATGGGTTGCAAGAACTGCGTGAGTCGATGAAATCATCCACCATTTACGTAGGaaatctttcattttatacATCAGAAGAACAAATCTACGAATTATTCAGTAAATGTGGTAcgataaaaagaataattaTGGGCTTGGACCGTTTTAAGTTCACGCCATGTGGCTTCTgctttattatatatagtTGTCCAGATGAAGCATTGAATGCCCTGAAATATTTGTCCGATACGAAGTTAGACGAAAAGACAATCACAATTGATCTGGATCCTGGTTTCGAAGATGGAAGACAGTTTGGTCGCGGTAAAAGTGGTGGTCAAGTCAGCGATGAATTGAggtttgattttgatgCTTCCAGAGGTGGCTTTGCCATTCCGTTTGCAGAACGTGTTGGTGTACCACATTCCAGATTTGATAACACTAGTTCACAATCAAATACGAATAATTACATTCCTCCTCCCGATGCTATGGGTACTTTCAGACCAGGTTTcgatgaagaaagagaagatgATAACTACATACCTCAGTAG
- the CUP9 gene encoding Cup9p (Homeodomain-containing transcriptional repressor~similar to YPL177C), protein MNYNCEIQNRNSNSVDNQVSLPPIQVLFNSIEKRSMPELAFSNTEFSHDKLRSSTEEQNYSAPVLLPQHPITYPVLNSGTTTTATAKTSTSTMNTQFQHGSMKKSESVSDDTKPCYKSAPICEIINKEKDAGTQSKRPISDFVESKSRRKQNSGRRSNLPKETVQILNTWLLNHLNNPYPTQQEKRELLIKTGLTKIQLSNWFINVRRRKIFSDYYTLVNSIPNDNANNTTVERAQNVSAYHNTLSATNNTMYDATSTCSTDYELSKRFAHAPVTRRKKLIDRLEELKKLSNPDMN, encoded by the coding sequence ATGAATTATAATTGTGAAATACAAAACAGGAACAGTAACAGTGTTGACAATCAAGTCAGTCTACCCCCTATCCAAGTTCTATTTAACTCCATAGAAAAACGGAGTATGCCCGAGTTGGCATTTTCAAACACAGAATTCTCACATGATAAGCTGCGGTCCAGTACCGAAGAACAAAACTACTCTGCGCCTGTGTTACTCCCTCAGCATCCGATTACGTATCCTGTACTCAATTCTGGTACTACTACTACTGCAACAGCTAAAACAAGTACTAGTACTATGAATACACAATTTCAACATGGTAGTATGAAGAAATCAGAATCGGTGTCAGATGATACAAAGCCTTGCTATAAATCCGCTCCAATCTGTGAAATaattaataaagaaaaggatgCGGGGACACAATCCAAGAGGCCGATTTCAGACTTCGTAGAATCTAAATCAAGGAGGAAGCAAAATTCTGGCAGGAGGTCTAACCTACCAAAGGAAACAGTGCAGATCCTGAATACCTGGTTACTAAACCATTTAAACAATCCCTACCCAAcacaacaagaaaagagggAGTTGTTAATCAAAACCGGGCTGACTAAGATTCAACTCTCTAATTGGTTCATAAATGTGAGAAGACGGAAAATATTCAGTGATTATTATACCCTAGTAAACTCAATTCCTAATGACAACGCGAATAATACCACAGTGGAACGAGCACAAAATGTTTCAGCATATCACAACACATTATCTGCCACAAATAATACTATGTACGATGCTACATCAACCTGTTCCACTGATTATGAATTATCGAAGAGATTTGCCCATGCTCCCGTTACACGGCGTAAAAAACTGATTGATAGGctggaagaattgaaaaagctaTCCAACCCCGATATGAATTGA